A part of Capsicum annuum cultivar UCD-10X-F1 chromosome 6, UCD10Xv1.1, whole genome shotgun sequence genomic DNA contains:
- the LOC107873334 gene encoding 60S ribosomal protein L35-like isoform X1 — MVVTCCHIRSSISSFCGGELEKISFHQLHLCQVVMGFSHDQTTFFSPRSRALSLKVARLSITQVLTVISQRQKSALREAYKNKKYLPLDLLPKKTRAIQRRLTKHQAIES, encoded by the exons ATGGTGGTGACATGTTGCCATATTCGAAGCTCCATTTCCTCCTTCTGTGGTGGTGAATTGGAGAAAATATCTTTCCATCAACTTCACCTCTGCCAG GTGGTAATGGGTTTCTCTCATGACCAGACCACATTTTTTTCACCCAGATCCCGAGCTCTCTCTTT AAAGGTGGCAAGGCTGTCGATAACACAGGTGTTGACTGTGATATCGCAGAGGCAGAAGTCAGCACTAAGGGAAGCATACAAGAACAAGAAGTACCTACCTCTCGACCTTCTTCCCAAGAAGACCAGAGCCATCCAGAGACGTCTTACAAAGCATCAAGCAATTGAATCCTGA
- the LOC107873334 gene encoding uncharacterized protein LOC107873334 isoform X2, with the protein MVVTCCHIRSSISSFCGGELEKISFHQLHLCQKGGKAVDNTGVDCDIAEAEVSTKGSIQEQEVPTSRPSSQEDQSHPETSYKASSN; encoded by the exons ATGGTGGTGACATGTTGCCATATTCGAAGCTCCATTTCCTCCTTCTGTGGTGGTGAATTGGAGAAAATATCTTTCCATCAACTTCACCTCTGCCAG AAAGGTGGCAAGGCTGTCGATAACACAGGTGTTGACTGTGATATCGCAGAGGCAGAAGTCAGCACTAAGGGAAGCATACAAGAACAAGAAGTACCTACCTCTCGACCTTCTTCCCAAGAAGACCAGAGCCATCCAGAGACGTCTTACAAAGCATCAAGCAATTGA